The following coding sequences lie in one Helicobacter sp. MIT 21-1697 genomic window:
- the htpG gene encoding molecular chaperone HtpG — protein MMATKHQFETEITQLLDLMIHSLYSHKEIFLRELISNASDALDKLSYLTLTQENLKSLSFEPRIDISFDEEKKTITIEDNGVGMNESDMKEHLGIIAKSGTKSFLSQLSGDKKKDSALIGQFGVGFYSAFMVAHRVVVQSKKAGEEKAYAWVSEGKGEYEVGECVKESQGTQITLYLRDEDAHFASRWEIESIIHKYSEHIAFPIYLAFTESKFEGEGENKKETKENKQSQVNTAKALWKIPKAELKDTDYKEFYTTLSHDNNEPMRWIHTKVEGNLEYTTLFYIPQKAPFDLFRVDYQSGVKLYVKRVFITDDDKELLPPYLRFIRGVIDSEDLPLNVSREILQQNKILANIKSASTKKILSEIANIAKNEEDYKAFYEQFGKVLKEGLYSDYENKEKILELLRFDSFKSEHISLKTYKESMGSEQKSIYYMLGENKDALKNAPLLEKFAQKGFDVLLLSDEIDAVVMPMVGEYDKVPLKSINSKEALEELGEEAIDEATQKAYEPLIKSFQDALGDQIAEIKLSSLGDAPLTLIKEDANPMMANLMAQMGQKVPETKPALQLNITHPLFEKLKNAQEDKIKQSALLLFGAALILEGSTLNNAKDFNTQLNALLLQSL, from the coding sequence ATTATGGCAACAAAACACCAGTTTGAAACCGAAATTACGCAACTTTTAGACTTAATGATACATTCTTTGTATTCTCACAAAGAAATTTTTTTACGAGAACTCATCAGTAACGCATCTGATGCACTTGATAAACTCTCATATCTCACGCTTACACAAGAGAATCTGAAATCCCTTTCTTTTGAGCCCCGTATTGATATTTCTTTTGATGAGGAAAAAAAAACCATTACCATAGAGGATAATGGGGTAGGTATGAATGAAAGTGATATGAAAGAACATCTTGGTATTATTGCCAAATCTGGCACAAAAAGCTTTCTCTCACAGCTAAGTGGAGACAAAAAGAAAGATTCTGCACTTATTGGGCAATTTGGTGTGGGCTTTTATTCAGCCTTTATGGTTGCTCATCGTGTTGTGGTGCAAAGTAAAAAAGCAGGAGAGGAAAAAGCTTATGCGTGGGTGAGCGAGGGCAAAGGTGAATATGAAGTAGGCGAATGTGTGAAAGAATCTCAAGGCACACAAATCACACTTTATCTACGCGATGAAGATGCTCATTTTGCTTCACGATGGGAGATTGAGAGTATTATTCATAAATATTCTGAACATATTGCATTTCCTATTTATCTTGCATTCACAGAATCAAAATTTGAGGGTGAGGGCGAAAATAAAAAAGAAACAAAAGAAAATAAACAATCTCAAGTTAATACAGCTAAAGCTCTATGGAAAATCCCCAAAGCAGAGCTAAAGGATACAGATTATAAAGAATTTTACACTACGCTCTCCCACGATAATAATGAACCTATGCGTTGGATTCATACCAAAGTTGAAGGTAATTTAGAATATACCACACTCTTTTATATCCCTCAAAAAGCTCCATTTGACCTTTTCCGCGTAGATTATCAATCAGGCGTGAAACTCTATGTCAAGCGCGTATTCATTACCGATGATGATAAAGAACTTCTACCTCCATATTTGCGCTTTATACGAGGTGTCATTGATAGCGAGGATTTACCGCTTAATGTCAGTCGCGAAATCCTCCAGCAAAATAAGATTCTCGCCAATATCAAATCTGCCTCAACAAAGAAAATTCTAAGCGAAATTGCAAATATTGCTAAAAATGAGGAAGACTATAAAGCCTTTTATGAACAATTTGGTAAAGTGCTTAAAGAGGGCTTATATAGCGATTATGAAAATAAAGAAAAGATTTTGGAATTATTACGATTTGATAGCTTTAAGTCAGAGCATATCTCGCTTAAAACTTATAAAGAATCTATGGGAAGTGAGCAAAAAAGCATTTATTATATGCTTGGTGAAAACAAAGACGCACTTAAAAATGCACCTTTACTTGAAAAATTCGCACAAAAAGGTTTTGATGTGTTGCTTTTAAGCGATGAAATTGACGCGGTAGTAATGCCAATGGTGGGCGAATATGACAAAGTGCCACTTAAAAGTATTAATTCCAAAGAGGCACTAGAAGAATTGGGAGAGGAGGCGATTGATGAAGCAACGCAAAAAGCTTACGAGCCACTCATAAAAAGCTTTCAAGATGCTCTAGGAGACCAAATCGCTGAAATAAAACTCTCAAGCCTTGGTGATGCACCACTTACACTCATCAAAGAAGATGCTAATCCAATGATGGCAAATCTTATGGCACAAATGGGGCAAAAAGTGCCAGAAACTAAACCCGCACTCCAACTTAATATCACACATCCTCTTTTTGAAAAACTCAAAAACGCGCAAGAAGACAAAATCAAACAAAGTGCATTACTGCTTTTTGGGGCTGCCCTTATCCTTGAAGGTAGCACACTTAACAATGCTAAAGACTTCAATACACAACTGAATGCCCTTTTACTCCAAAGCCTCTAA
- a CDS encoding aminotransferase class V-fold PLP-dependent enzyme — MALLHTHSKIAKLIHHFFAPLLDSRYDKLSQLRSNTILDSKHYYFDFTASGLAYKAINKRIESILPYYANTHSHIASNATLMSELYAEAKESIADALGLSKDFVLIAGGSGASFGIKKFQEIMGIYVPPRSLSHLQHLNTNLFLPKPTFLQQLKDYDKHTRTLCLPQVIISGFEHHSNEMSYREGLCHLHKITFNKEGLPDIKHLEKILKNIKKENTHSEIIASLSVASNVTGILTPLESCIGLLRDYRAIISLDMASSSPYMQVDSTNFDAAFLSPHKLLGGVGACGILAIRKSLLNTDLPPTFAGGGVIQYANDTTHCFIDDIALREEAGTPPILGLLYGALAYKLRNEVGLEWIRCREKILTQAFLYELEKIPAISIYGDLSAERLGIVSFNIGSISPLDLCALLSKKFGIQTRAGCSCAGPYGHYLIPDGSYEKKPMWLRVSIHYTHTIRDIEYLIDSIKTCVKILRGSF; from the coding sequence ATGGCTCTTTTGCACACGCATTCAAAGATTGCTAAACTTATTCATCATTTTTTTGCACCTTTGCTTGATAGCCGTTATGACAAACTTTCACAACTTCGTTCAAATACCATTTTAGATTCTAAACATTATTATTTTGATTTCACAGCCTCTGGATTGGCTTATAAAGCAATCAATAAGCGTATAGAATCTATTTTGCCCTATTATGCTAATACACATTCTCATATAGCTTCTAATGCTACCTTAATGAGCGAACTTTATGCAGAGGCAAAGGAAAGTATCGCTGATGCGCTTGGGTTGAGTAAGGATTTTGTGCTTATTGCTGGAGGAAGTGGAGCAAGTTTTGGGATTAAAAAATTTCAAGAAATTATGGGGATTTATGTGCCTCCACGCAGTTTGTCGCATTTGCAACATTTAAACACAAATCTTTTTTTACCAAAGCCTACTTTTCTTCAGCAACTTAAAGATTATGACAAGCATACACGCACTCTTTGTTTGCCTCAAGTGATTATTAGTGGGTTTGAGCATCATTCTAATGAAATGAGTTATCGTGAAGGGCTTTGCCATCTACACAAAATTACCTTTAATAAAGAGGGATTGCCTGATATAAAGCATTTAGAAAAGATTTTAAAAAATATCAAAAAAGAAAATACGCACAGCGAAATTATAGCTTCTTTGAGTGTGGCATCTAATGTTACAGGGATTCTCACACCGCTAGAATCTTGTATTGGGTTACTTAGAGATTATAGGGCTATTATCTCGCTTGATATGGCAAGTTCATCACCTTATATGCAGGTAGATTCCACAAATTTTGATGCAGCATTTCTATCACCCCACAAGCTTTTAGGAGGTGTGGGAGCGTGTGGAATTTTGGCAATAAGAAAGTCTTTGCTTAACACAGATCTTCCTCCAACTTTTGCAGGTGGGGGCGTGATTCAATATGCTAATGATACGACACATTGTTTTATTGATGATATAGCCTTGCGTGAAGAGGCAGGCACTCCACCTATTTTAGGCTTGCTCTATGGCGCATTAGCTTATAAATTGCGCAATGAAGTTGGGTTAGAATGGATTAGGTGTAGAGAGAAGATTCTCACCCAAGCCTTTTTATATGAGCTTGAAAAAATACCTGCCATAAGTATTTATGGGGATTTATCGGCAGAGAGATTAGGTATAGTGAGTTTTAATATCGGCTCAATTTCACCCCTTGATTTATGCGCGCTTTTGAGTAAGAAATTTGGCATACAAACAAGAGCAGGGTGTAGTTGTGCGGGTCCTTATGGGCATTATCTTATACCTGATGGTAGTTATGAAAAAAAACCAATGTGGCTGCGAGTAAGTATCCACTATACACATACTATAAGAGATATAGAATATCTCATTGATTCCATTAAAACTTGTGTGAAAATATTAAGAGGCTCATTTTAG
- the acnB gene encoding bifunctional aconitate hydratase 2/2-methylisocitrate dehydratase — protein MREEFEQFIKDYKTHVSERNAQGIPPLPLNISQTQSAIDMCKDTSISSEQKAFAKELLIHRVSPGVDASAKLKAAFLGEILLKNKQDWGFTPNEAVTYLGTMLGGYNVAPLIEGLSLNDNTLAKACADALKHTLLIYDNFEKIAALNTPLTQEIIHSWAEAEWFKSKEGLKEKIKVCVFKVDGETNTDDLSPAGDAFTRSDIPLHAKAMLKSRIENFEQRIESAKNKAAQNDAVVAYVGDVVGTGSSRKSACNSIMWHFGKEIPFVPNKKSGGIVIGNVIAPIFFNTCEDSGALPIVADVSELKDGDIIEIDTLKGEIIKDGKVVATFNLNPITLTDEIRSGGRIPLIIGRGLSAKAREYLKLGKSDVFKEAKQPTPSTKGYTLAQKMVGRACGVEGVRPGSYCEPKTTTVGSQDTTGAMTRDEIKELAALSFGADFVLQSFCHTAAYPKPADVSLHATLPNFISERGGVALRPKDGVIHSWLNRMCLPDTVGTGGDSHTRFPIGISFPAGSGLIAFAAVTGSMPLDMPESVLVRFKGKLNPGITLRDLVNAIPYYAIKQGLLTVEKKGKKNIFSGRILEIEGLGDLKVEQAFELSDASAERSAAACSVRLNKEPIIEYLSSNIKLIESMIAQGYQDAKTLQRRADKMKEWIANPVLLEPDSDAEYAAIIEIDLAEIKEPILACPNDPDDVATLSEIHADSKRPKNIDEVFIGSCMTNIGHFRAFGEIVKNEGQSKTQIWIAPPTKMDEKQLTKEGYFSLFGAAGARLEAPGCSLCMGNQARVRDNAVVFSTSTRNFDNRMGKGAQVYLGSAELGGVCAMLGRLPSAQEYLEIAPKKIDSKKNNIYTYLNFHLMQDFAL, from the coding sequence ATGAGGGAAGAGTTTGAACAATTCATTAAGGACTACAAAACACACGTAAGTGAGCGTAATGCGCAGGGTATTCCACCCTTACCCCTTAATATATCGCAAACACAAAGTGCTATTGATATGTGTAAGGACACAAGTATAAGCTCTGAACAAAAAGCATTTGCTAAAGAATTGCTTATCCATAGAGTAAGTCCGGGCGTAGATGCTTCTGCAAAACTAAAAGCGGCGTTTTTGGGAGAAATACTCCTAAAAAACAAACAAGATTGGGGATTTACTCCAAATGAGGCTGTAACTTATCTAGGCACAATGCTCGGAGGTTATAATGTAGCACCACTTATTGAGGGACTTTCTCTTAATGATAATACACTTGCAAAAGCTTGTGCTGATGCTCTCAAACATACACTTTTAATCTATGATAATTTTGAAAAAATTGCTGCACTTAACACACCTCTTACTCAAGAAATTATTCACTCTTGGGCTGAAGCAGAATGGTTTAAAAGCAAAGAAGGCTTAAAGGAAAAAATTAAAGTATGTGTATTTAAAGTTGATGGTGAGACAAATACAGATGATTTAAGCCCAGCAGGTGATGCTTTCACACGAAGCGATATTCCTCTACACGCTAAAGCTATGCTCAAGAGCCGAATTGAAAACTTTGAGCAACGTATAGAATCTGCAAAGAATAAAGCTGCGCAAAATGACGCTGTTGTAGCGTATGTGGGCGATGTTGTTGGTACAGGAAGTAGTCGTAAATCTGCGTGCAACTCTATTATGTGGCATTTTGGTAAAGAGATTCCATTTGTACCCAATAAAAAAAGTGGTGGTATTGTTATAGGAAATGTCATCGCTCCCATATTCTTTAACACTTGCGAAGATAGCGGCGCACTTCCCATTGTTGCCGATGTAAGCGAACTTAAAGATGGCGATATTATTGAAATTGATACACTCAAAGGAGAAATCATCAAAGATGGAAAAGTCGTAGCAACTTTTAATTTAAATCCTATAACCTTAACCGATGAAATTCGCTCTGGCGGTAGAATCCCCCTTATTATTGGTAGAGGATTAAGTGCTAAGGCAAGAGAATATCTTAAACTTGGCAAAAGTGATGTTTTCAAAGAAGCTAAACAACCTACTCCAAGCACAAAAGGCTATACTCTAGCACAAAAAATGGTAGGACGCGCTTGTGGTGTAGAAGGGGTGCGTCCGGGAAGCTATTGTGAGCCAAAAACAACAACCGTTGGTAGCCAAGATACCACAGGTGCAATGACACGTGATGAAATCAAAGAACTTGCCGCATTAAGTTTTGGTGCAGATTTTGTGCTACAAAGCTTTTGTCATACTGCAGCATATCCAAAACCAGCAGATGTTAGCTTACACGCAACTTTACCAAACTTTATTTCTGAACGTGGTGGTGTAGCCCTACGACCAAAAGATGGCGTCATTCATTCGTGGCTTAATCGTATGTGCCTACCTGATACGGTTGGCACAGGTGGCGACTCTCATACAAGATTCCCTATTGGTATTAGTTTCCCTGCAGGAAGTGGCTTAATTGCTTTTGCAGCAGTTACTGGCTCTATGCCTCTTGATATGCCAGAATCTGTGCTTGTAAGATTCAAAGGCAAACTTAATCCGGGCATAACCTTACGCGATTTGGTGAATGCAATTCCTTATTATGCAATTAAGCAAGGACTTTTAACCGTTGAGAAAAAAGGTAAAAAGAATATCTTTAGTGGGCGAATTCTTGAAATTGAAGGTTTAGGAGATTTAAAGGTTGAACAAGCCTTTGAACTTAGTGATGCAAGTGCCGAAAGAAGTGCAGCCGCTTGTAGTGTGCGCCTCAATAAAGAACCCATTATTGAATATCTAAGCTCAAATATTAAACTTATAGAATCTATGATTGCTCAAGGCTACCAAGATGCAAAAACATTACAACGTAGAGCTGATAAAATGAAAGAATGGATTGCAAACCCTGTGCTTTTAGAACCAGACAGCGATGCTGAATATGCTGCCATTATTGAGATTGACCTTGCTGAAATCAAAGAGCCGATTTTAGCTTGTCCTAATGACCCTGATGATGTGGCAACTTTGAGCGAGATTCACGCTGATTCCAAACGTCCAAAAAATATTGATGAAGTATTTATTGGAAGCTGTATGACAAATATTGGACACTTTAGGGCATTTGGCGAGATTGTTAAAAATGAAGGGCAAAGCAAGACACAGATTTGGATAGCACCTCCTACAAAAATGGATGAAAAACAACTTACCAAAGAAGGGTATTTCTCACTTTTTGGTGCAGCAGGTGCGAGACTAGAAGCGCCCGGTTGTAGCCTATGTATGGGAAATCAAGCGCGTGTGCGTGATAATGCAGTGGTCTTTTCTACTTCAACACGTAATTTTGATAATCGTATGGGCAAAGGAGCACAAGTTTATCTAGGAAGTGCTGAACTTGGTGGTGTATGCGCAATGCTTGGAAGACTTCCAAGCGCACAGGAATACCTTGAAATTGCTCCCAAAAAGATTGATAGTAAGAAAAACAATATCTACACTTATCTCAACTTCCACCTTATGCAAGACTTCGCCCTCTAA
- the yedF gene encoding sulfurtransferase-like selenium metabolism protein YedF, with the protein MNNTIQIDVRDLPCPEPVLKAKKALLGINEHTLKLHSYEIIGNSPSSKENLMRFLNTEGFEFEVGFGRDEQFMIILKGKKSKQSAHKDKIIPKMMLIKNDRVGEGELGGMLINGFIKSLLQTDILPQKIFFVNRGVLLTTDNKEVDNTEIVEALKELEKQGVEVYSCGSCLSYFSLTERLKVGMIGNAIQGVQNMLLADSLISL; encoded by the coding sequence ATGAACAACACTATACAAATTGATGTACGAGATTTACCCTGTCCAGAGCCAGTTTTAAAGGCAAAAAAAGCACTTTTAGGTATTAATGAACATACTCTCAAGCTTCATAGCTATGAAATAATCGGTAACTCACCCTCTTCCAAAGAAAATCTTATGCGTTTTTTAAATACCGAAGGTTTTGAGTTTGAAGTAGGTTTTGGACGCGATGAGCAATTTATGATTATTCTTAAAGGCAAAAAAAGCAAACAAAGTGCGCATAAAGATAAAATAATCCCCAAAATGATGCTTATTAAAAATGATCGCGTAGGTGAAGGAGAACTTGGAGGTATGCTCATTAATGGTTTTATTAAATCTCTTCTGCAAACCGATATATTGCCACAAAAGATTTTCTTTGTTAATCGCGGGGTTTTGCTTACTACTGATAATAAAGAAGTAGATAATACTGAAATTGTAGAAGCACTTAAAGAGCTTGAAAAACAAGGTGTTGAAGTTTATTCGTGTGGTTCGTGCTTGAGTTATTTTTCACTTACGGAACGACTTAAGGTTGGTATGATAGGCAATGCTATTCAGGGTGTGCAAAATATGCTTCTTGCCGATAGTCTTATTTCACTTTAG
- the selD gene encoding selenide, water dikinase SelD: MGLADLSQIFSGITQKPNPLLITGFESNEDCGAMLYAPNDEYAMLSSVDFITPVVDDPYLYGQIAAANALSDVFAMGGEVKSALNLLMWDNIHFDNAVANTILKGGLDKITESGALLLGGHTIKDKEQKYGLAVNGIVHKNRLWRNHTGHIGDILVLTKPLGSGILTTAIKAQMLSQITEVTQTMAMLNLYAARIAQNYEIHACTDITGFGLIGHAFEMCGNIKNQNEKSILFYTKEIPLFDNIESFSQMGIIPGGSYENKKALQSQVQIQCTLKDDIFYYDAQTSGGLLFALPCNQAKSFVEQLHKAGIIHANIIGEIIPKTKISIILG, from the coding sequence GTGGGTCTGGCAGACTTATCACAAATCTTTAGCGGTATCACCCAAAAGCCAAATCCTCTACTTATTACAGGATTTGAGAGCAATGAAGATTGCGGCGCAATGCTCTATGCGCCAAATGATGAATACGCTATGCTTTCAAGTGTAGATTTTATTACGCCTGTGGTTGATGACCCTTACCTTTATGGACAAATCGCAGCGGCTAATGCTCTAAGTGATGTTTTTGCAATGGGAGGTGAAGTCAAAAGTGCGCTTAACCTGCTTATGTGGGATAATATACATTTTGATAATGCAGTGGCAAATACTATTTTAAAAGGCGGACTAGATAAAATTACAGAATCTGGTGCATTGCTTCTTGGCGGACATACTATAAAAGACAAGGAGCAAAAATATGGCTTGGCAGTAAATGGTATAGTGCATAAGAATCGTTTATGGCGCAATCACACTGGACATATAGGCGATATACTTGTATTAACAAAGCCTCTTGGCAGTGGGATTCTTACCACTGCCATAAAAGCTCAAATGCTCTCCCAAATAACTGAAGTAACACAAACAATGGCTATGCTCAACCTCTATGCTGCTCGTATCGCACAAAATTATGAGATTCACGCTTGCACAGATATTACAGGATTTGGGCTTATTGGACACGCTTTTGAAATGTGTGGAAATATAAAAAATCAAAATGAAAAAAGCATACTTTTTTACACCAAAGAAATCCCTCTTTTTGACAATATAGAATCATTTTCTCAAATGGGTATCATTCCGGGTGGATCATATGAAAACAAAAAAGCTTTGCAATCTCAAGTTCAAATACAATGCACACTTAAAGATGACATTTTTTATTATGATGCGCAAACTTCCGGTGGTCTCCTTTTTGCTCTTCCTTGTAATCAAGCAAAATCATTTGTTGAGCAATTACATAAAGCAGGTATTATACACGCGAATATTATTGGTGAAATCATACCTAAAACAAAAATATCTATTATTTTAGGATAA
- the xseA gene encoding exodeoxyribonuclease VII large subunit, whose translation MRALGVSEINAQIKSILESTFMDICVRGEISSVTIHTSGHIYLTLKDENSSVRCVMFKGNARSLKIKLEVGQCVLIMGSLSVYVPKGEYQILCKSITLAGLGELSQAYEALKTKLSAKGYFESAHKKSLPKFPKRIALLTSATGAAKEDMLKVAHKRWNLVHITLFNTLVQGEGAKDSIVENLKRADSFFGTSEGFDVIVLGRGGGSMEDMWAFNEECVADAIYSAQTPIISAVGHEIDVFISDFVADVRAPTPSAAMEMLLPDKNEYLRILDEMMNTYFYALKQQLVFKSDALERVREYFKLYNFEQRYYAKIEQIHILKQMMQDSMNAVLEDKIIKYEHILSSLKMRREEKIQQCQYEYERMLEVFNALNPRSLCTRGYAQISKDGKACKISDIHINEEFYLSDITHSILAKRLQ comes from the coding sequence GTGAGAGCCTTAGGAGTAAGTGAGATTAATGCACAGATTAAAAGTATTTTAGAATCTACTTTTATGGATATTTGTGTGCGTGGCGAGATAAGTAGTGTAACAATCCATACAAGCGGACATATTTATCTTACTCTTAAAGATGAAAACTCAAGTGTGCGCTGTGTGATGTTTAAAGGCAATGCGCGTAGTTTAAAAATTAAGCTTGAAGTAGGACAATGTGTGTTGATAATGGGCTCACTTAGTGTCTATGTGCCCAAAGGAGAATATCAGATTCTATGCAAAAGTATTACACTTGCTGGTTTAGGGGAACTCTCTCAAGCGTATGAAGCGCTCAAAACAAAGCTTAGCGCAAAGGGTTATTTTGAATCTGCTCATAAAAAGTCTCTGCCAAAATTCCCTAAACGCATTGCTTTGCTCACTTCTGCCACAGGTGCAGCAAAGGAAGATATGCTCAAAGTCGCACATAAGCGTTGGAATCTTGTGCATATCACACTTTTTAATACACTTGTGCAAGGTGAGGGAGCAAAAGATTCCATAGTAGAGAATCTCAAACGCGCTGATAGTTTTTTTGGCACATCTGAAGGCTTTGATGTTATCGTGTTGGGAAGAGGTGGAGGCAGTATGGAGGATATGTGGGCATTTAATGAAGAATGTGTAGCAGATGCTATTTATTCTGCCCAAACACCTATTATTTCTGCTGTGGGACACGAGATTGATGTATTTATCAGTGATTTTGTTGCTGATGTGCGAGCACCTACTCCTTCGGCAGCTATGGAGATGCTTTTGCCTGATAAAAATGAATATTTGCGCATACTTGATGAAATGATGAATACTTATTTTTATGCCCTCAAGCAGCAGCTTGTGTTTAAAAGTGATGCATTAGAGCGGGTGAGGGAATATTTTAAACTTTATAATTTTGAGCAACGCTATTATGCGAAGATTGAGCAAATTCATATTTTAAAGCAGATGATGCAAGATTCTATGAATGCAGTGCTTGAGGATAAAATAATCAAATATGAGCATATACTTTCATCTCTCAAAATGCGGCGTGAAGAGAAAATTCAGCAGTGCCAATATGAATATGAGCGTATGCTGGAAGTATTTAATGCTTTGAATCCGCGCTCGCTCTGCACGCGTGGATATGCGCAGATAAGCAAAGATGGGAAAGCTTGTAAAATAAGTGATATTCATATCAATGAGGAATTTTATCTCAGTGATATAACACATTCCATTCTAGCAAAGCGTTTGCAATGA
- a CDS encoding biotin synthase, translated as MQKVNNEIFLCSICNVSSGNCPEDCKYCTQSAHYGTQIQKYKNKSIDKILQEAKTLREYGALGFCLVTAGRSLESQKCEYIAQAANAIKKADLGLHIIACCGSADVDSLKYLKANGVDSYNHNLETSKEFFPHICTTHTWKERFETCENTLKAELGLLSGGIFGLGESWSDRIELLKHLQILSPHTTPLNFYIANEALPLPMQTLSTQEALECVTLAREYLPNTRLMIAGGREAVFGDNQKPLFEAGINGVVLGDYLTTDGKAPKDDVAMIESYGYVAATNCH; from the coding sequence ATGCAAAAAGTAAATAATGAAATATTCTTATGCAGTATTTGTAATGTCAGCTCTGGAAACTGCCCGGAAGATTGCAAATATTGCACTCAAAGTGCGCATTATGGCACACAGATTCAAAAATACAAAAATAAAAGCATTGATAAAATATTGCAAGAAGCAAAAACACTACGCGAATATGGCGCATTAGGATTTTGTCTTGTAACCGCAGGACGCAGTTTGGAATCCCAAAAATGCGAATACATCGCTCAAGCTGCAAATGCAATCAAAAAAGCAGATTTAGGTTTGCACATTATTGCGTGTTGTGGCAGTGCTGATGTAGATTCTCTTAAATACCTTAAAGCCAATGGCGTGGATAGCTATAATCACAATTTGGAGACTTCTAAAGAATTTTTTCCACATATTTGCACGACACACACTTGGAAAGAGCGATTTGAAACCTGCGAAAACACTCTTAAAGCCGAATTAGGATTGTTATCCGGAGGTATTTTTGGCTTAGGTGAAAGCTGGAGTGATAGAATTGAGCTACTCAAACATTTGCAGATTCTCTCTCCTCATACAACTCCTCTTAATTTTTACATTGCTAATGAAGCCTTGCCTCTCCCTATGCAAACCCTAAGCACACAAGAAGCGCTAGAATGTGTAACTCTTGCGCGTGAATATCTCCCAAATACGCGATTAATGATTGCAGGAGGGCGAGAGGCAGTTTTTGGAGATAATCAAAAGCCACTCTTTGAAGCAGGAATTAATGGTGTGGTGTTAGGTGATTATCTCACTACTGATGGCAAAGCGCCCAAAGATGATGTAGCAATGATAGAATCTTATGGCTATGTCGCCGCGACAAATTGCCACTAA
- a CDS encoding YihY family inner membrane protein — MLPMQKEQCIAKIWLKSRSLFDILWIKLKSIWDFVADKELSFYAASLSFYTVFAIIPLLMIVFSIVMNLPNFQSQIEQIRELILSNILPTHTDVISSYLDTFMKNSSALGMMGLGYTLVASVMFFRNYEYIAAKMFNSTPRKFFDSLVMYWTMITLFPVVLAFSIYFSGEVQKTLKGTANLSLLFDLIPYLLTWAMFFLLFKLSANKPLKLLALFSSSLLTTSVWLLTKWAFVYYVFYNQTYKSVYGPIAIFLFMMLWIYVSWFVLLYGMRFCEGFGTNFGKTLEEKYGISTTEV; from the coding sequence ATGTTGCCTATGCAAAAAGAACAATGTATTGCTAAAATTTGGCTCAAATCGCGTAGCCTCTTTGATATATTGTGGATTAAATTAAAAAGCATTTGGGATTTTGTCGCTGATAAAGAGTTGAGTTTTTATGCGGCTTCGCTTAGTTTTTACACCGTTTTTGCAATTATCCCACTTTTAATGATTGTTTTTTCTATCGTAATGAATCTCCCTAACTTTCAATCTCAAATTGAGCAAATCCGAGAACTCATACTCTCTAATATTCTCCCCACGCATACTGATGTGATTTCTAGTTATCTTGATACTTTTATGAAAAATAGCTCGGCACTAGGTATGATGGGGCTTGGCTACACACTTGTAGCCTCTGTAATGTTTTTTCGCAATTATGAATACATTGCGGCAAAAATGTTTAATTCAACGCCTCGCAAGTTTTTTGATTCTCTTGTGATGTATTGGACAATGATTACACTTTTCCCTGTGGTGCTTGCTTTCTCAATTTATTTTAGCGGCGAAGTGCAAAAAACACTCAAAGGCACAGCAAATTTAAGTCTTTTATTTGATTTGATACCTTATTTGCTCACTTGGGCGATGTTTTTCTTACTCTTCAAACTCTCGGCAAACAAGCCTCTCAAGCTCCTCGCACTCTTTAGCTCAAGTCTTTTAACGACAAGTGTATGGTTACTGACAAAATGGGCTTTTGTGTATTATGTATTTTATAATCAAACTTATAAAAGTGTGTATGGACCCATTGCTATTTTTCTTTTTATGATGTTATGGATTTATGTATCGTGGTTTGTGCTGCTTTATGGAATGCGCTTTTGTGAGGGCTTTGGCACGAATTTTGGCAAAACGCTTGAAGAAAAATATGGCATTAGCACCACAGAAGTGTGA
- a CDS encoding outer membrane beta-barrel protein — protein MNEQQKWHLYNKEFSDIKSAGASLKKTGLDVALNLGLRSVVDSKHSLEAIVRVPFVPMILFDGDIQGNQVKLTATRNYNIGARYILSF, from the coding sequence TTGAACGAGCAGCAAAAATGGCATTTATATAATAAGGAGTTCAGCGATATTAAATCAGCTGGTGCAAGTCTTAAAAAAACAGGGCTTGATGTGGCTTTGAATCTTGGTTTGCGTAGCGTGGTAGATTCTAAGCATAGCTTAGAAGCCATAGTCCGAGTGCCTTTTGTTCCTATGATATTATTTGACGGGGATATACAAGGTAATCAAGTAAAACTTACAGCTACTCGTAACTACAATATTGGTGCGCGCTATATTTTAAGCTTTTAA